Within the Armatimonadota bacterium genome, the region GCCGGGTCGCCGTTGCACAGGAGACTACCCTTCCCCATCCCGGCATGCTGCGCTATCCTGATGTGAGCGCCACTCACATCGTTTTCGTCTACGCCAATGACCTGTGGCTGGTACCGAAGTCAGGCGGACTGGCAGTGCCTCTGGCAAACCCGCCGGGGCAAGAATCCTTCCCCCGTTTCAGCCCGGACGGCAAGACGGTCGCTTTCGTCGGCAACTACGACGGCAATCGCGACATCTACACGGTGCCGGTGGAGGGAGGTATCCCCTACCGGATCACACACCATCCGTCCTTCGAGTGGCTGAGCGAGTGGACGCCCGACGGCAACAGGCTGATTTTCTCTGCGTCCAACCTGAGCGGTTTTGGGCCGGGCATGAAGATGTACACCGTCTCCGCGAATGGTGGTCTGCCGGAGAAACTGCCTATCCCCTACGGGGTGAACGGCAGTCTGAGCAGCGATGGAGTGTGGCTTGCTTATACCCCGCATTCCACGGACAACGCCACGTGGAAACGCTATCGTGGCGGTATGGCCACGGATATCTGGCTGTTCAACCTGCGCACCAAACAGTCCAAACGCATTACAGACTGGGAGGGAACCGACACCCTGCCCATGTGGCATGGCGAGAAGGTGTACTACCTGTCCGATGCCGGACCCGAGCATCGCCTGAACATCTGGGTGTATGACACACGTACCGGCAAGCGCGAGCAGGTGACCCACTTCCAAGATTTTGACGTCAAGTGGCCCTCCATCGGACCCGGAGACAAGGGCGAGGGCGAAATCGTCTTCCAGCAGGGTTCGCACCTGTACCTGCTGAACCTCGCCACCCGCAAGGCACAGCCGGTGCAGGTGAAGATTCCGGGCGCGCGCCCTACGTTGCGCCCGCGAGCAGTGGATGTCAGCCGGTTTATCTTTGGCTGGGGCATCTCACCGACCGGCAAGCGTGCAGTGGTAGAGGCACGCGGTGACATCTGGACACTTCCCGCCAAGAACGGCTCCCCGCGCAACCTCACTCGCACCAGCGGTGTGGCGGAGCGCGATCCTTCCTGGAGCCCGGATGGGCAGTGGATTGCCTACTTCTCCGATGCCACCGGGGAGTATGAACTGTACATCATGCAGTCCGACGGCAAAGGCGAGCCGAAACGCCTGACCACCGACGGCGCGTGCTTCCGGTACAACCCCGTCTGGTCACCCAACTCGAAGTTCATCGCCTTCTCCGACAAGACAGGCGCGCTGTACATCTACGGCATGGACAGCGGTAGAGTGAGGCTGGTAGACAAAGACCCCTGGGCAGAAGCGCCTTCGCCCAGCTGGTCATCCGACAGCCAGTGGATCGCCTATGCCAAGAATGGCGACCGGAGCCGCAATGCCGCGATATGGCTGTACAACGTGGACACGGAGCAGAAGGTGCAGGTCACCAGCGGGATGTTCCATGACATCTCGCCCGTGTTTGACCGCAAGGGCGACTACCTGTACTTCGTGAGCCATCGCAACTTCCGTCCTTTCTACGAGGATCTGGGCACCACGTGGATATACACGGGCACCCAGGTGCTGCTGGCAGTGCCTCTACGGGCAGACATTGCCTCACCCTATCTGCCCAGGACCGATGAGGAGAAATGGGGCGAGAAGGGCAAAGAGCAGCCGAAAGAGGGACAGCCTGAAAAGCGTGAAGAAAAGCCCGCAGCCCCTACTCAGTCAACAGACGAGGTGAGCGGCGAGTGGAGCGGAACGGTATCGGGAAGCATGATACCGGGCGGCAGCCTCGGCATCAGGGCAAAGCTGCAGTTGCAACCCGATCGCACGGTCACCGGCACAGTGGAAAGTCCGATGGGCAGTGCAGCAGTGAACGGAACCTATAACCCCGCTACGAAAGAACTGATGCTGATCATCACCCTGCCTGATGGCACTACGCTGAATCTGAACGCGAAGATTTCCGGTAACACACTGGAAGGCGTGGTGACCGCACCCACCGGAGAGAAGCTGCAACTCAAGGCGGAGAAGGTCGGCGGTGCTCCTGCAGCTCCTGCTCAGCCTGCAAAAGCAGAGGGCGCACCAACCACTAAACCCGACGGCAAGGTGCACATCGACTTCGCAGGTTTCGAGGCACGCGCGATCCAGTTGCCAGTCAAACCCGGGCGTTTCGGCAGGCTGGCGGTGAACGACCGCGGGCAGCTGATTTTCGTGCGGATGCCTGTCGCTGGAAGCGAGGAGCCTCCCGCCATTAAGCTCTTCGACCTCAACGACGAAAAGCGGGAGGAGAAAGTCGTTGCCAGCGGAGCGAGCGCTTTGGACATCTCCGCTGACGGCAAGAAGCTGCTGGTCATTCGTGGCAATACAGCGAGCATTCAGGATGCCGCACCGGGCGCATCTGGCGATGCGGTAGTCACGAGCGGCATGACCGCGATGATAGACCCCCGCGCCGAGTGGAAGCAGATATTTATCGACGCCTGGCGCATCCAGCGCGACTTCTTCTATGACCCCAACATGCACGGCGTGGACTGGAAAGCCATGCGCGACCACTACATGCCGATGCTGGAAGACTGTGTGAGCCGTGAAGACGTGAGCTTCGTCATCGGCGAGATGATTGCCGAGCTGAACGTCGGGCACGCCTACTACATGGGCGGCGACACCGAGCAAGCCCCCTCGGTATCGGTCGGTTTGCTGGGCTGCGATTTCGAACTGCACCGCGGCGCGTATCGCATCAGCAAAATCTATCGGGGTGCGCCATGGGACTCGGATGCGCGCGGACCGCTGAGCGAGCCGGGCGTGAAGGTCAAAGAAGGCGACTATCTGCTGGCGGTGAACGGCGTGCCAATAGACACCACCAAAGACCCCTGGGCGGCGTTTCAAGGTATGGCAGACCGTGTGGTTACCCTCACGGTGAACGATCAGCCGGTAATAGATGCGAACGCCCGCGAGGTCGCAGTGCGCTTGCTGGGTAGCGATAGCAACCTGCGCTACCGCGCGTGGGTGGAAAGCAAACGAGCCATCGTGGAGCAGAAGACCAACGGACGTGTGGGCTACATCTACGTGCCCAACACCGGAACCGACGGACAGAACGAGCTGGTTCGGCAGTTCGTCGGGCAAATCGGCAAGGAGGCGCTGATTATCGACGAGCGGTGGAACGGCGGTGGGCAGATACCCACTCGCTTTATCGAACTGCTGAGCCGTCCGCTCACGAACTACTGGGCGCGACGCGATGGCAACGACTGGCCCTGGCCACCCGATGCGCACTTCGGTCCCAAGTGTATGCTGATAAACGGACTGGCAGGTTCTGGCGGCGACGCCTTCCCCTACTACTTCCGCCAGGCGAAGCTGGGCAAGCTCATCGGCACGCGCACATGGGGTGGTCTGGTAGGCATCTCCGGGAACCCGCGCCTGATGGACGGCGGCTACACCTCCGCCCCCACCTTCGCCTTCTACGAGAAGGACGGCACCTGGGGCATCGAAGGGCACGGGGTAGACCCCGATATCGAGGTCATTGACGACCCCGCGCTGATGGTGAACGGTGAAGACCCGCAACTGGACGCGGCAATCCAGCTGATGCTGGACGAACTGAAGCGCAACCCGTACGTTCCGCCGAAGCGACCGGCGTACCCGAACCGCAGAGGCATGGGCATTCGCCCGGAGGATAAGTAACCACGTCGGGGCAACCCTTGTGGTTGCCCCCCCTATTTACCCAGGTAATAGACGTCCTCCGACACCCTCTCGCGCCGGTTGTCCGGGAGGACGCGCCACACCGTTACCTGCAGGGCGGGCACACCGTCGCGCAGACAGCGACTGGCGTAACGCGAAAGGCGCACCTGGGTGGGCAGCGGTTTTTCACTCCAAATCTCCACCAGCAACCGCCGCTCCTCCATGCGGGCGCGTATCTGCACCGCGAAAGGGTGAGGGTTCTTTATCCGGAGGTCTAAAGTATTGCTCACTGTCGCATCCAGACCGGGTTCCAGGTAGGGCACGGGCATAGCGTGCGGGTGTCTCTCTATCACCTGCAGGTCAGTGCGTAACACCGCGGCGTACAGCGTGCTGGACACCTGACAAACCCCTCCTCCTAAAGCACGCACGCGCCCCTTGTCTGTGAACACGGGAGCCGCTTCAAAACCGGCTTCAGGAGCCTGGCGCGATCCGACTACCTGATTGAACGAAAGGGTACTCCCTGGCAAGAGCACCTTGCCGTCCAGCCTTTGCGCTGCGAGGCGAATGTTCTGCGTTCGAGCGCGGTCGGCAGGGTCCAAACGGGTGAAGACCCGTACCCACAAGTAGCGGAACTCCGGCATGGCGATCTCCCGTTACGCAGAATCCAGTACCTCACGCACCCGGTGGGCCAGATCAGCAGGGCGGTATGGCTTGGGCAAAAAAGCGACGCCTTCCTCCAGCACTCCGTGATGCATAATCACATTCTCGGTGTAGCCGGAAGTGTAGAGCACTTTCACGTAGGGGTACCGCTCCCGTAGCTGGTGAGCCAGTGCGGCACCGCTCATGCCCGGCATCACCACATCGGTCAGCAGGAGATGCACCGGCTCTTCCATGTCCCTCATCAATTGCAGCGCTTCCTCGCCGTCCGCCGCCTGCAGCACACGATACCCATGCACCTGCAACGCCGCCACAGCAACCTCCCGCACAGCGTCGTTATCTTCCACCACCAGAACGGTTTCGTGCCCTCCGACAGCTTTCCTGCGCACAGGACGCTCGGGCAGGTTGTCCGCAGCCTTCTGCGCACGCGGTAGATACACTTTGAAGGTCGTACCCTTGCCCGGCTCGCTGTACACCCAGATAATGCCCCCAGCTTGCTTCACGATGCCGTAACAGGTGGACAGCCCCAAACCGGTGCCTTTACCCACCTCTTTGGTGGTGAAAAAAGGCTCAAACACACGGGCGAGAGTGTGCTCATCCATGCCTATACCCGTATCACTGATTGCCAGCAGTACATACTCGCCCGCCTGTGCTTCCGCGTGGTGGGCAACGTATGCGTCGTCCAGAGTGACGTTCGCCGTCTCGATGGTCAGCGTGCCACCTTCAGGCATGGCATCCCGTGCATTAATGGCCAGATTCAGGATAACCTGTTCCACCTGGGTAGGGTCCGCGTAAACGTGCCACAGGTCCGGCTGCAACACCGTCTTCATCTGGATGTTTTCGGGAAGCAGGCGTTGCAGAAATGTCTCTGTTTCACGCACCAGGTCGTTCAGAGGGAACACCTGCGGGGAGATAATGCGCCTTCGCGCAAAAGCCAGCATCTGGTTGGTGAGATTGCTTGCCTGTTCGGAAGCCTTCAGGATTTGCTCTACATGTTGATACGCCGGATGCTCACTGGGCAGAGCAGACTGCACCATTTCGGCGTAGCTCTGGATAACGGTGAGCAGGTTGTTGAAATCATGCGCGACCCCACCCGCCAACCTGCCCAAGCTTTCCAAGTTGGAGGAGCGTATCAGCTGCTCACTCAACCGCCGTGATTCGGTGACATCCAAAGCCACGCCCAGCAACTGTCGTGCGCTGCCATCGGGGAACCGGTCAAACACCGTCGCACGCAGTAGCAGCCACCTCCAGTCGCCAGTGCGGTGTCGTACCCGGCATTCCGCTTCCACCATAAACCCATCCGCCGCCTTTTGCAGTTTCGTCATCTCCTCTCGCACGCCGAACAGGTCATCAGGATGAAGTATCTCCTCCAGTGCCACTTCCCCGTCGGTCAATTCGCCCGGCAGGTATCCCGTAATCGCCAGCGACTCGCGGCTGGCATAGCGCAATTGGCCCGCCTCCAGATCGTAGATGAACAGCACCGCCGGCAAGGTATCCGAGATATGCTGCAGCAGGCGCTCGTTTCGTCGCAGGGCATCCTCCACGCGCCAGACGTCCGTGACATCACGCAGTATCGCCATCACGTAGGTGATTCTGCCTGAAGGATCGCGCAGGGGAGAAAGAGAAGCCTCCATCAGGAACTCCTCACCCCCTTTGCGGTAGTGAAGAGCACGCCAGGAGGAGATGATTTCTCCCTGTATCGTTGCCTGCAGTTCGTCCTGCAGGGAACGTTGCGTGTTCGCTCCTTCCAGAAGGTGCGGAGTGCGCCCCAATACCTCCTCTGGAGAGTAGCCGGTCAAACGGGTAAAAGCGGAATTCACATACACGATGGTGGGACCAGGTGGGTTCGGGTCAGCAGTGGCTATCAGCACAGCATCCGGTGCCTGTTCCAAAACCATCTGGGCAAACGTCTCTTCGAATCTCATCTCCGTTTTTCCTCTCTGAGACCAAGTTCTGGAAAGGCACAGGCGCAGAGGTCGCCGACTTCGAACAGAGAGCAGAAAACACAGGCTCGTTCCCCGCAAGAGGAAAAGTTCCCTGCTGCACCGCCGTTGTGCGTTTCCAGTGCATTATAGCAGGTTTTCACAGTCACCTGCTACCCCATTCGGGGAAACTCGGTTATAATGAAGTTACATCGCATCGGAGGACGACAGCCTTTTGAGAGGCACTGTGAGGCGATGTTCGGGTGCTTGTTCGCAACGGGAGGAGGATTCAGACATGTTTCAGAAAGACCAGCCGAAGGTACGCCCGAAAACATTCCACGTGATTGTGATTATCTACGACCCCGTGCTGCGTACACGCGGCAACCAGAAGCTGACGCAGTACATGAAGTGGAACGACCCGCACAAACTCACGCAGGCGATGATAGACGACGCCCGGGAGACCAGCGGTGGCTACGTGAACTACCGGGTAGTGGAAACCATAGAGTACGACGGCTTCCCCACCAAGCGCACGGGCTTTACCTACACCGAGCAGCAGTTCCTGGAGGTGTGGGAGAAGGACCGCAATAAGCACGTGCCCGGCATGACCAGCTTCAAGCGCATGTTTGACCAGTTTGACCTGTATCGCAAAATCCGCAGCAAGAACGTGAGCGAAATCTGGCTGTGGGGCGCGCCGTATTTCGACTGGGACGAACTTCACTGGAAGACACCCGGCGACCGCATCCCCTACCAGACGGACAATCCCTGGTTCTACCGACCCTACGACATTCCCGACGTGGGCAAGACGCTGTGGATTATGGGCTGGAACTACGAGCGCGGCGAGGGCGAGATGCTGGAAAGCTACTGCCACCGCATCGAGAGTGTGCTGTCGCTCACCGTCGGCAAGGGCATCTGGGATCACAAGCGCAACGGCGATAACATCTGGAACCGCTTCACCCGGGTGGACAAAGACTTTCCGGGCGAGTCGGAGGTGGGTAGCGTACACTACGCGCCCAATTCGCGCAGCGACTATGACTGGGATAACCCCACCCCTGTCTGGAGCTATGCGGACGACTGGTTGACCTATCCCCACCTGCCGCGCAAGCGCAAGCTGATGAGCAACAAGGATTGGGGTTCGTTGCCTGGAGTTCCCGCCATCGTCCGGCACCACAAATGGTGGATGGCGCATATTCCCAAAGCACCGGGAGTGACCGACGGCTTTTACAACAACTGGTGGGAGTACATTGTGAACTACGACGAGGCAATCAAGAAGCTGCCTCCACCGGGAGCGACCTTCCAGAAGGCGAAGGTGGCGATGTACGCGGAGTAAAAAAGATGGCGCCCTCGGAGGGATTCGAACCCCCGACGCCCTCCTTAGGACGGAGGCGCTCTGTCCACTGAGCTACGAGGGCGCGAGATGTTGTACCCTGTTCGCCTGATTGCCCCAGAATCACACAACATCTTGTGTCCACACAAACACAAGCAGGAGGGCACAAGATGGAGCAGAACGCCTCTTTTCGAGTCACTGACACAAACCCGATTTTGCTGGCATTCCAGCTCTGGCAGGAACACCTGCACGCGAAAGGGTGCACCGTAAAGACCCTCAGCACCTACAGGGAACTGGTGCGTCCCTTCGTGACCTACCTCTGCCAGTGCGCCCCTGACCTGGACAGCGTAACCCCTTCGCACATCGTGAACTACCTCAGTCAGCGCAGACAGTGCGGACTCTCCTCACACACCCTGCATACCGACTGGCAGAAGGCACGCGCCTTCTGGAACTGGTGCTTGCGCATGGAACTGACTTCCAATAACCCCTTCGCGAAGGTGGAGCCACCCAAGCGCGAACAAGTGCTCAAACCTGCCCTCACCCTTGAAGAGGTACAGAAACTGCTGCAAGCGTGTGAGGGCAGAGAGTGGTTGCCTCTTCGCGACAGAGCACTGATTCTGCTGCTGCTGGACACCGGTCTGCGCATCCACGAGGCGCACTCGTTGCGTGTGGGTGACGCCATGCAAGACACACTGGTCATCAAGGGCAAAGGCGGTAAACAGCGCGTGGTGGTGTTGAGTGCAGAGGTGAGGCTTGCGGTGCAACGTTACCTGAAGGCTTACCAGACACAGCAGCAAGTGAAACTGCACACGGACAGTCCCCTGTGGTGGGGAGCCTCTGGCGCGTTGACTTTGCACGGGATCAAACTGGCAGTGCGCAGAGCGGGCAGACGCGCTGGCTTGAAACTGGGAGCACACCAGTTGCGCAGAACGTTCGCCACGTGGAGCCTGCGCAACGGCATTGACTTGGAAAGACTGCGCTTGCTCATGGGTCACAGCGACATCAAGACCACACAGCAATACCTGTCGTTGGTGGAGCAAGACCTCAAGCAGGCACACCAGCAGCATAGTCCGTTGAATCTTCTCAGAGGACGCAGGTAGAGGGGAGGCGGGCGCGTGGACTGGACTGGCGCTCTTTCGGACAGATTCAGGGAAATCGGCGTCCACGCGCCCGCCCCTGCATAGGGAAAGTAGGTGAAACAAATTCGGACGTAGAATCGTCTATATTGTTGAAGCGTGTCGGTAGGCGTGTGCACTGCCTCTTAAGTGTCCACTGCCCTGTCCAGTGGACAACCGACACGCGAACAGCACCTGACAGGGAGGTGCAACGTGCTGATTGACGACCTGAAGCAGCTCAAAGACTGGCGTGACCTCAGGAACCCTCAATTGCTGGAACGCGCCCAGCGGTTTGCCGACTGGTATTGCAGCATATGCATTGACGCCAATGAGAAGCTTCGGTTGGGAACCGAACTCTGGCAACAAGCACGAAACGACCTGCGTGTGTTTGCTCAGATTCTTCAACACTCCAGCAGCCTCCTCGGCTGGCAGTTGATTGCAGAAATCGTTTTGGTAGGTGCTGAGATTGGGACACGTTACCGCAAAGAGATTATGTCCTACGCACGGGTACTGAATTGGTATAGCGGACTTCAGGTGCAAAATGAATGGGATGCTGCTTTTGCGGTGTGTGCATACGAGTGTTGGTGGAAAGTGTTTTGTTCAAGCGAAGCGCTAAACCTGCTGCTCTGTGCAAATTCCTACAATCCAGTCAGTTCCCGTCTGTTAGCAGCAGAATTGCTGGCAGCACGTTATGATGCTACTACAACAGATGTCTTCGCCGCTGCTCTCGAACAGTTGGGTTGTGAACCGAAGAGAAATGAGAGCGAACCACTAAGGCGTGAGGCCCGCATCAACCGCAACCCGGGTGGCACTGGATGCAACCAAGAGCGCGAGATTGCCGAGAGCCAGTTGCCCCTTCCCGAAGATGCCCCTTCACCACTGGAAACCGCAATCAGCGACGAGGCTGACCCGGCAGAGGTGGTGGCTGACAGAGACGTCGTAGAGCGTGCGATCGCCCGTTTCGGAAAGCGTACCGCAGACCTCTTGCGCCTGATGCTACAAGGCTACACCGCTACCGAAGCTGCCCAAGAGCTGGGCATCTCCCCTGCCACTGCCCGCAAGCTTCTGGAACGCGCCCGCAAACAATTTTCACGAAACCCCTGAAAAATCGCCTGAAACTGTACACGTTTTGCCCCCTCTCACCTGCTTATATAGTGGGAAGCAAAGAGAGGGGGTTTTCGTATGGCGAAGGCAATCCTTGTGACCGACATCCGGCACAGTGACCGCCCCCTGCTGGCGAGCAGTGACCCTGAAGTGTTGCGAGCCGTTGGGGACGCCATTAAGGCACTGTTTGACCGGTGGGAGGCAGAAGCACGCGCCGACCTTGAGGTAGAACGCCTGAGGCGACTGGTGGAGGTGGACGAGGGAGAGGACGAGCGGTGAGGCGGTGGAGCCTGCCACAAAGTGGAAGCCCGCTCTCCGACCAGAGAGCGGGCTGCGGACACAACTTTCTCAGCGGGGGACTGCCAAAATGAGTATACCACAACAGACAAATGGGAACAAGAATCTGCAGGCACGCGCGAAGGAAGCCACAGACACCATCTTGCGCGAGGTCAACCGACACGCACCCGAAGACCAGTCCGGCGCACTGCAGCAGCTGCTGGGTGACTGGCTCGCTACCAACCGCGACCCCATCCTGCGCGAACTGGTGCTCGGTGAGGTGTCGCGACGGCTCCGGCTACCCGTCGGAAGCCTCAAACAGCTGGTGAAACCCGAACCAAACCTACCTAACACTATAGGGTGTGTTATGTTAGGTAGGTTGTATACCCTCAAAGAGCTGCGTGCCCTGCGCGAACACCAGAGCGAAACCGCTGAAGAGAGCCTTCCCCTGTTCGGCTTGAAAGGCATCATCCGCAAGGGCAGAACGCACCTGCTCGCTGGCAAGCCCCGTGTGGGCAAAACCGAAACCCTCTTTCGCGGTGGAATGCTCCACTGGCACAACGAGCGCGTGCTCTACCTCTCGGAAGAGTATGAGGATGACTGGAGCATCCGACTGTCTTCCTTCGATGAGGATGAGTTGCCGGAACACGTGGACATCTGGCTGTGCGCGGGTGAACCGCGAGAGGCACTGTTGCAGAAGATTCAGCAGGGTTCCTACAGCGTGGTGGTGCTGGACACCGTGCGCGGCGTCTGGCGGTTGCGTGATGAGTTGCACCCCTCTCGCGTGGTAGACGACCTCATGCCTCTGATTAGTCTGCAGCGTCAGATGGGGTTCACGCTCATCTGTCTGCACCACGAGCGCAAGGCGGAAGGAGAGGCGATTACCGACCGGTTCGCGGGTACAAACGCGCTGTCGGCAATGTTCGACATGCTCATCAGTCTGGCTCCGAAGGGCGAAGACGGGTTACTGCTGACCTACGAGGGACGCACCAGCAAGGGCGGTAGTCTGCTTCTGCAGTGGAAGGGTGATGAGCTGTGCTACGTGGGCGAGGCAGACCTCGTGGAGTTCCGAACACTGGCGCAACGGGTGGAGGGCATCATCTACAGCGCGGGCAGAATGCTTACCACGAAAGAGGTCTGGCAAGAACTGGGCGAGCCACGTCCGTCGCTTTCACACATGAAGAACGTCTTGGAGCATCTTCTGGAGAACGGACGTATACAGCGCGAGCCAAAAGAGGAGCGCAAAGGTGCTACCTACCGGTGGTATGCGTCCACAAACCTACCTAACATAACACATCCTATAGTGTCAGGTAGGTTGGACGCGCCCACAAACCTACCTAACATAACACATCCTATAGTGTCAGGTAGGTTGGAACACCCCTCCGACTCTTCTGTCCAGCCCGAAGAAGACCCCTTCACGCAAGCCGAAGACGGTTTGCTGGCATACGACCTCGTCAGCGGGCACTGGTACCCCGCAGGCAGCGGAGGTAGTCCGTGATGAGCTTCGGGGAACTGCGGAAGGAAATCATGTTGCTGTTGCGCTGGCACGCGGGCACACTGCGACTGCCCATGGTACGGTCAGAGGAGCATACTTACCTGCTGGCGGTGCTTGACCTGGTAGACGACCTGAAGGCGACCCTGCAGGCGTATATTGCCGAGCGCAGCATCCGGCAGGACGTAGAAGCCCTTGAATCACGTCACGAAGCGCAGGTGCAGCAGATGCTTGCTGATGAGGAGCGCGTGGTGCGTACGTTCCAAGCAGCACTCAAACACGAGAAACCGCTGGAGCAGCGACTGCGTGAGGAGGTGGAGGTATGAGCACATCTTGCCCGACCCGTCAGGGGACGGTTGACATAGAGCATACCAACCCGACCGACGGTAAACCAACACACAAGGAGGTAACGACATGAAACTGGTGGTGACGGCACAAGCACAGACCTTGCCCGACGACGTCTACACGGTGGAACTGGTGGACGTGCGGGAGCAGCAAGGAGCCTACG harbors:
- the xerD gene encoding tyrosine recombinase XerD — protein: MEQNASFRVTDTNPILLAFQLWQEHLHAKGCTVKTLSTYRELVRPFVTYLCQCAPDLDSVTPSHIVNYLSQRRQCGLSSHTLHTDWQKARAFWNWCLRMELTSNNPFAKVEPPKREQVLKPALTLEEVQKLLQACEGREWLPLRDRALILLLLDTGLRIHEAHSLRVGDAMQDTLVIKGKGGKQRVVVLSAEVRLAVQRYLKAYQTQQQVKLHTDSPLWWGASGALTLHGIKLAVRRAGRRAGLKLGAHQLRRTFATWSLRNGIDLERLRLLMGHSDIKTTQQYLSLVEQDLKQAHQQHSPLNLLRGRR